The genome window GTGCCATTCAGGCTGGACGCTTCTATGCCAGCCAACTGCAAAGCAGCTGCCCTGCCGGCAATCATACAGCCAACGTGGCACTTGGCTGCTATCGCGACGAGAAGGACAGTCGCCTGCTTGGCGGCTACTTTGCCAGCCTAAAGACCTCCAATTCACCCAGCAGCTGTGTGGAGCTTTGCTTGCAGTCGGGTTATCCCTATGCGGGTGTTCAGTATTCGCGTGAGTGCTTCTGTGGCTTCGATGCACCGCCCAGCTCCGCCAAGTTGCCCGATTCCAGCTGCAACATGAAATGCTTGGGCCATGCCAAAGAAATCTGCGGTGGTTTCTATGCCATGAATGTCTATGAAACGGGCATTGCCAGTAAGTATTGCTATCAATTAAATTGCGCACTGTCTTCTAAGTTAATTGTATAATCCTCGACAGAATTCACAGCACAACTGGCAGCAAGCAGTGCGCCGCCGGGAGAGGAACAAGTTCGCATTGCATTTCTGCTGACGTTAAATGGCCGCGCATTGCGGCAAGTTCATCGACTTCTCCGCGCGCTCTATGCACCCCAGCACGTTTATTACATTCACGTGGATGCGGTGAGTTGAGGGGGAGAGAGGAGAGCAAGTCGTCTCGACACTGCGCCGGATTTGCTAATTAAAATGGGTTTCATCGTTTGTGCTAATTGTTGTGTTAGacagttttatatttttagaatctGAGCATTAATTTACAGAAGGCTGTTAatcttaattattttattttggacGAAAATGTCAAATTGGTTTATGTAAAGGTTTTTATTACCCTATGCTTAGGATTTTGCTTTAAATCGTAGTTTGCAAACATCTTTGCCTTTTGAGGCTTGGGAGAAATCCAATTAGATTGTATGCGGGCATTTCCGAATTGACAGGAAGTTACGATCGTTCAATTGAAAGAAAGTATTGGATTTTAACCCCATAAAGATGTTTTTTGAAGAACCGAAAAGTTTTAATATACGATACGAAATGTTCAAAGGGTTTACATTTAGAATCTGCTTTAAGTACTTTAAAATATCGAACCTTAATCTATGCACACCCGTTAATGTGTTCCCTTGTTTTTTCTTCACTAACAGCGCCAGGATTATTTGTACCGCAAACTCCTCGAACTCGAGCCAAAGTTTCCGAATATACGATTGGCGCGCAAACGCTTTTCAACCATTTGGGGCGGCGCCTCGCTGCTGACAATGCTGCTGCAGTGCATGCAGGATCTGCTCAAGTCCAGCTGGCAATGGGACTTTGTGATCAATCTCAGCGAAAGCGACTTTCCCGTCAAGACGCTGGATAAACTGGTCGACTTTATGAGCGCGAATCGAGGGCGCAACTTTGTCAAGGGCCACGGACGCGAGACGCAACGTTTCATCCAGAAGCAGGGACTGGACAAGACCTTTGTCGAGTGCGATACGCACATGTGGCGCATCGGAGACCGCAAGTTGCCCGCTGGCATTCAAGTCGATGGCGGCAGCGATTGGGTGGCACTCTCACGTCCCTTCGTAAGCTATGTGACGCATCCGGCTAAGGAGGATACATTGCTGCAGGAGTTGTTGCGAATCTTTCGGCATACGCTGCTGCCGGCGGAATCGTTCTTTCACACGGTGCTGCGGAACACGCAGCATTGTCACAGCTATGTGGACAACAATCTGCATGTGACCAACTGGAAACGTAAGCAGGGCTGCAAGTGTCAATATAAGCATGTCGTCGACTGGTGCGGATGCAGTCCCAATGACTTCAAGCCTGAGGATTGGGCACGCTTGCAGGCCACCGAGCAAAAGTCTCTGTTCTTTGCACGCAAATTTGAACCGATCATCAATCAGGCTGTGCTGCTGCAGCTAGAGGAATGGCTCTATGGCCCATATACCAATGAATACGCCAATCTGCATGGCTATTGGCAGTCGCTTTACCATCACGAGGATGTGCACAGCGCTGGCGATGATCTGACGCGTACTGTAGGAGACAGCTTGATGCGTTTGGCAGTGCAGCAGACAAAGCTAAAACATCAACTACAGGCGGAACAGTTGTTAGAGCTCACGCATTATCTGCATCGGGATCAGTACAAAGGTTTCCTAGTGCGCTTTAGTGCGCAGCGTCGCAACGATTccaagcagctgcaactggAGACACGTGTTCGGCCCGTGCAGCTGGGCAAGTTGGCGAGGAATGCGCGCTTTAGCAAACGTTTGCGCAACTTTGAGGTGTCCACGGACTTTGACCAGAAGGAGCAGGTGGCGCGCAACTTTGCCAAGATGCTAGGGCCCAAAAGTGAGCTAGTGCTTAGCTATACATATCAAGGAGTGGCTGAAACACGCGACGATGCTGCGCACTCGTATAACTTGACGCTGCTGTGGCTGGATCCCTTGGGACGCCTGCAAGACTTTAATGAGCTGCATGTGGAAGAATCGCAGCTGGATGTTATCAATCACTCGAAGACGCTCCTCAAACAACCGCTTACACCAGGAATTTGGACAGCCAAACTCATTGGACGCAGCTCCATCTACGCACAGCTCAAGTTCCTCGTCTCGCCTTTGGCCTACTCGAATGGAGCGCCACTAGAATCTGCCGCAGCAGCCAAGAGCTTAAACGGTGGTCTGACTCTTTCGCTGCCCGAAGACTTTGAGCTGCCCGTGGAGTGGCAACAGCATCtgcacaacgacaacgatgtcTTTGCACTGCGTGAAGAAGCTTTGGCCAATGCTCAGTTAACTGGGCAGCAACTTCACGCTAGGATCGATGAGCTGGTTGGCAAATTCTTTCAGCTTCGCGAAACATGCGAGGTGAATGGTGAAACGCGTGTGCTTCCCGAGCTGCCGCTCTGCCAAGACACTGCCTGGAGTTCACTCGCTTCGGATCCCAAGAGCGACATTGAAGCGCTGCTCAAGCGTCGATGATGAGCACCTCTATCCCGTTTGAAGTGGGAGCGAGTTGTTATAGccattttttatattgaaaacgCTACCattgaacaatttttgttaatcattttgttgttgtgtaaaTACCGCGTCCCTCTaaatgtttatgtgtgtgtgtgcaagtgtttTAAACGTCCTTATATACTCGGTAGTCAAAGGAAAATCTCCAATATCAGCAATTCGAGTTGTAGCTCCGTCAATCTTTACCTCAAAGATTCGTATAGTAAATGTGCTCATAATACAATTTCCCGGCATTaccgggtatcttacagtcgcGCAAATGCGACTGCAGTTTGCCAACTtgttatatataatagtaaatgTTGCAACTCAGCTAGGATTTTTATCAAGAATTATGCGCACAAAAGAATGCTCTTGCCTTGTCAATGCTTCACTTTGCTTTTCGGCTAATAGATCAGATCAGCACTGTAAATACAATACGTACTGAATAAGTAGATAGAAACACTACGAAAATGTAGCACATCGAGTTCCTTTAGTTAGTTTCACAGCagcaagaagaacaacaagtcAATTAGCTGTGGCAGAGCATTCAatttcttctctcttttatAACTCggatttaaatcaaatttaatgcaCCTTTTTCAATCCATTCTTTTTCTCTTATAGATTGTTGTGTGGTAAATGTGGTGTGAATGTGTCGTCTGAATGTGTTTTTTATGAGtattacaaacaaattgttaGATAAGATTAAGAGTAACTAATGCGATGCAATTGTATCTGTagcattttagtatataaactTTCAAACTATTCACAAAACAAGAGTTTCATTTTCGAGCCggattttttgaaaattggcTGAGCTCCCTTAcaggtatttttttaattgttattgtatttagagacctatgtaaatatttaaagccaAGGCGATTTGTACTGCcgtttgctgtgtgtgtgtggagataACTCTTCTAGATTAGCAGATCCTCATCCGGATCCTCATCATCAAAGTCGTCGTCCGCATCAGGAGTATAAATAATGTTGCCCTCTGTGGCTGTATCGCTTGTGCTGTTAGTACAAAATGAGGTTTAGTTACGGATATGACGAAAAGAAACTTCACTCTTACCGCTCGTATGGCAGTGTAAGCGCATTTCGTGCTACCATCTCATCCTCGTCCAACTCAATTTTAAAGGTGCCACCTGGATCAGCTGCCTTGACGCCTTCCTCCGACTTGACTTCTGTGACAGTtgctgcatttgctgctgcgTCAGCTAGAGGTTTTACTTTGAACTCTGTCTTGCTGACCTCGCAAGTGTATCGCCTATTGCTAACGCCACCGCCTGGTTTGCgcgacagcaacgacaacgtgGTATCCGTCTCTAGGCGTAACACCAGCTCCGAGAGGTACTCGCAGCCGGCCAGAATGTACTCGGCGTCAGCGTGTAGCAACAGTTGTGGGGATGCCCACAAGAAGACGCGGCTCACATGCTCGCAGCGTCGCAGTCGGTTGATGAACTGAAAGATGTGGGCGGGTTTGTGATAGCACAACAAATCGGCGAGTGTTGGCAGTATAACATTGATTGCGCTCTttgggttgttgttgtcacccAGCAACGTTTCAATGCTGGCCACGTGCTTCAATTGGGTGCCAATTGGCAGCACTTTAACTTCCTCGCCCTGTCCCTGTTCTTTCAAAAGGCTGTCAATGAACTTTGCTGCGATACGTTCGCGATTCAGTTGATCTGTGCAAGGcagaaaataattgttttaattactttaacaGTGTGCGTTGCATTACACTTACCAATTATCAGAACCACCTTCTGATTGGTCACCATCAAATTGGAAAGCATGTTGCATTTAAttggcacaaaacaaaaaaataaaataaaaaatcaaactgcagtttgtgttgttgctcgtTTTGTTAGCGATGCACAAATCGGGCGCACACCTGACTTATCGATATCAGCCGTTGTAATTCAGTGAGACCAAGTGTCAGGTTAATACTGAAAGCTCGGCAAAGTCGaactattttgcatatttggaGTGATTGTTTCACAATTGCGTTTGCTTATGTTACGTTTTTTACTAAAATCATTTTAGATTCCTTGAAGATGTAGCTGTTATCTAGTTCTGCACCTGTTTACAGAATTGCGCCCACTCCTAATCAAGTGTGACCAAGTTAGAGGCATTTTTTTGTCGTAGAATAGTGCGTTTTAAAACTCAACTCGCTGTCGCGCTTAGTGGTAATTTGATCCACTCTTCCTCTTGCAGCCATTTTCCAAGTGagtaaacaataacaacagcaattatCATGCAGGGCAGGTAGATCGATTACAAATCCGATTAAGGGAAACGTGCAACCTTGAACTAGTCTTCCTCATACAGTGATTGCCGGTCATTGGCACGAGCAGTGATAAGAAGATCTCttcttaatttgtttgcttttggcttttgttaaCGCCGCGTCGCGGTAATGCAGACCAAAAGCTGACGCCCGCGAATCGCTCTGCGGTTGCTGCAGCTGTAGTTATTGTGATTTTTTTGCTTGACTCATTCGGTTGTGGTTCTCTTCGATCGCggcgttcttttttttttgctcgtgATTACTCGTTAGATGGAAGAATTGGATACAACGTGGCTACTGATTGACACATATACGGAAAACTGTAAGTATTACGTTGCAACTGTAATTGTAAGCCAAGTTTTCAAATTCGTTACTttgaaacaaataaacaaagcatTAATATCCAACAAGTGGTTCACACCGTGTATCTGTGTGCATTTGTGTTAGAGCTTTCGTTTGTATTGGTTAATGCTTTGAACTTTCATGTCAAAGAAAGCTTTGTCCGAAAGCTTTTGAGGGGAAGTTGCGGAGGCGTAGCTGCGCTGCCGCCTGTCGCCTTTGCAGAATTTTCACTGCATCCATATGGAAAATGGATTGAGTTGTGATACAGCCAAAAATCAAATGCTGCATACAACGCAATTTGCTCAACAAGTTAAGACCAGACAGTAAACAGCTGGCAAAgtgaataataaattgataaaactTGCAAAAGTCTTTTAAGGCAATCgcttaaaattcaaaacaaataacagtagtaaaaaagaggaaaaaaaagtgaatttaaAATGCTCTTCTCGCTGGGTAAGTGACAAGTGcgttttgcaattattatgcATAGAACATTTTATAAGCTATTGAAATGCAACTCAGTCAGCATCTCAAATGAGGTTTAGTCAAAGGAATGCGCCTCCCTCTAACCCCCTTTACATTTTGCGGTTAAGTGTTGTGCatattaacaacaacagtcacaataacaacaaagtagCTTTAGGCGATTGCATGCCAACTTCTATTAAGCATTTTATGCAATGTCCACTGGGAGCTCTTTAAGGTTCATTCTTAAATTACTCTATTAGTTAGACAATTAGGCGACACTTTAAGATGCGTTATTAAAAGCTTCCCACACTGTGCGTAAGCTTAtgataaattgtataatttgcCGACATTTGATGTCAGTTAAAGCTGTGGTATTGCAAACTTTTGCTACTCCCATGCGAGTTTTGTCTATGCGTCAAAGCTTTTGCGCTGCCAACGTCATCGTCGGCAGCGCTGCCAAGCGCCCCGCCTAGCGAGCAAAGCGCCAACTTTAAATTCAGTTGCGCATTGCACTTTGAGGTGCTCGGTTGGTTGTATTCGCATTTCGTTGCATTTgcatacgtgtgtgtgtgtgtattgttttattttgtctaACTAGCGACACTGCTATTGCCTGTGCATGCAAATTAAAAGGGGACAACACGCAATTAGACAGCGGGAGTACGTGTATTGATTTTCAAGTGTAACTAAAAGTGTGACCATGTCAAAGGATTTGGATATTGAGCAGGCGGCGCAGACGACGGCAACGTCAACGCCGACAGCGGCGCCAACAACGACCTCAATTGAAGTCAAAGCCGagcctgttgctgttgttgaattggcagcggcagcagcagcagcgaatgGCGAAAATAATGGCAAGGCtgatcagcaacaacaacaacaaccgcaagCAGTGACAGCGGcggtaacaacaacaataacagaacAAGTGCAGCCAACAGTTGCGGCTGCCGATGCGGTCGCAAGTAAAggtataaaaaacaacaacaataacatgcatattaattttatggCCGCGGCGTTAAACAACTCAACGAATTTAGTGCGGCGTCGAATTAGTGGTAAAAGCTTAAAACAAAACGCAGTCGGCAGGATAGACTAAgaagaaagcaaaagaaagagagacagagtggAAGATCAAGAGCGATGATTGCAAGAGAGCGTTAGAGAGAGAAACCGTTGCAATTGCATTACTAATGCTCATACTTCACTTGCTGATGCTTCTTCTTCACCCTCCGAATGTGCGTTcgtgtgtctgtttgtctgcACCCGTCTCCCGCCCACTTCTCCTTGGTCTCCTTGTGCAGAGTCATCAACATCGCAACAAGTTGAATTTCACTTTAGTTTTTCAGCATTTTTGTGCCGTTTGTGTTTGCTCGccgtatttattttacttttgctgTCTTCAACTTTTTACGCTTTTCCAAAGTCGTCGTCGGCGTCGTCGCATCTTGAAaaagttttactttttatgtagattgtttatttctttctcGCTGTTTTTTCTGCGCCATTCATTACCTTCAAATTTTGCGCACGATCTGTTGCAACGCTTTGTtgcacaacaccaacaacaacaacaacgtgcaGCACGCCTGCTTAACTAACACTCGATTATTTATAATGTGCACtttaaacattattaataGGTGCACGACTATTAATTTCTCTgcccagcaaaaaaaaaaaatccaattaaTAAAGCAgccaaaatttattattgtataatatGTGGCACGTGTGAAGTTGCAAAGTATCTGCCCCTAAATTCAAAACTAGCTCCACttttaaaacatttgcatATCTTTTGCGAACAAACAAAACTTCAACTCAAGCAGTTGATAAGCAGCGATAAAGCAGAGTCAAGGTTGTCCTTAAGCAAAGGTGAACTGCTTGCACTTGCCGCTATCGCGAAACAGATACTCAGCCATTAAACTAGTTCAATCTATCAAGTTCATCTGTTGTAAAGtgccaaaaattaaagatGTAAACGTAAGCATCGGCTTTTATCAATAGCAGAACTTACATTTGCATAGCATTCGCAAACAAGAACCTTAAATTAAAGTAGCTGACAAAGCGAAGTCAAGGTTGCCAAAAGTGAACTGCTTACAACTGTCGGTAGCTGTAAAGTAGCTGCTCATTTTACCGATTTGTATCGATTCGTAAGGAACTTTAAATCAAGTAGCTGGTTAGTGAACTGCTTGCTCTTGTTTGACTTGCGTTTCTGCCTGCTACTTGATTTATCTAGCATGTTGTACTTTTTCTTTAACTTCTAACACGCGCACAACACATTTCATACATTTCATCAAAAAAGCattccgatttttaatttatttgcaattttttatcTGCCTTTTTCATCCCGCTCCGCTTCATTCCACGACCATATCGAAAACTTTAGATACATAGCGAAAAATGCTATTTAAAGCGATTTGGTATCATTCTGCCACTACAGTAGATTGTATAGAGGCTGCCAGACAATGTTTACACGTTCTGCTGATAACAAACTAACAGAACAGCACCATTTCCAGCCCCACTCCCACTTCCAGTCCCATCGACAATACTGATGCCAACCACCTGCTGTTCTATTGGTCGCCTTAAAATGTTAGGCAAACAATTAACATGCTGTGCACATTATTATGACTTAAGGCGTGTAATCTAATCACAGCAATTCGCATTTATTACAATTACTTGCAATCCgatacacaaacaaataaacactCGCTGCTCTCGCTTAAAGATCTCAGCTTGCCGACGGCGTAGTTTATCGACGCTTTTGCTTATCGATTACACAGATCACTGGAATTACATGCCACGCCTGTTGTTCATGTGTCGTGTGTCTATGATATCATATGACAGCTATGTGGGGAACCCAATTGACGGGTCACAGACTCACAGGCCATCAAGATTGCATTATAGTTAATTAATGGATCAACGGCGGAAAACACTTGGAGATCTTAACGAGTCTTtccagctttttttttgtaatgacaccaatttcaattaatttattctgTTTTAATGAGATGTAGCATCTTCAGATCTATACTTGATCAAATAACGAGTATTAATTGAAgctaattatttatatacaaccACTTCTTATAAATAggcaaattttaatatattgaacTGCTTTAAAATACTTATCACAGGATCAACTGCTTGCATATTAACTACGCCCTAAGCAGTTCGTGTGCTGAAGGGACTGAATCTTTAGGCAGCATCTGCTTGAATAATTGCCAACAGCTTGCACTGCTTTAAATGCACAAGCAGTACTTTTACTtatgttacgtatacgctACATATGAATGTGTTAAGAAATATGAAAGGCATTTCATAGTCTTTCAGTTATAAAAAGATAACAAAGAAATTTCATGCAGATCTTTGTAAATTCCATAGACGCTACTGACTACTTTAAATTACTTTTCCATAGCTATGCACAACAATCATATGTATCTGTTATGTTATTTCATGTTCAATGTGCCAAAAATAGATATGCGCTCTTCTATAGTAATGGGAATATTTTTGggcaatttataatttatacagCCACTTTGCATTCTTTCATCAAAACTTATGCTGGCTATTTTTGATAGCAATTTTTAGGAATGgttttctgctgttgttgtttgtttagcgcgtttcaatttttgtttatttttggctcttgcaggcggcaacaacaagtcCACTATGGATCCGGCACTGATCAACTTCAAGGTGCTCTATGTGCTGACACAGCTGTGTGGCCTGACAATGATTGTGTTGGTTGGCACCTGGATTGGCCAGCATTATGGTGGCTTAGGTGGCTCATCGAATCCCAAGCTCGAATTTAACTGGCATCCATTATTTATGACCATTGGTTTCATCTACTTGTATGGCAATTGTGAGTAGTCTCATTAACCGGATAAAGGTGCAACTAATATACTTATGGGTGCAACTCTTTCTTGTAGCTATTTTGGTGTATCGCGGTTTTCGCACCACGCGCAAGAAGACACTGAAGCTCACCCACGCTGGCATACATATGGCTGCCTTCATACTCACGGTGATTGCCCTGAAGACGGTATTCGATTCGCATAATCTGGCCGATCCCCCAATTCCCAATATGTACTCGCTGCACTCGTGGTTGGGCCTGTCGGCTGTGATCATCTTTGGTTTGCAGTATGTGGCTGGTTTCACCGCCTTCCTGGTGCCGGGCATGCGGGAGAACTACAAGATTGCTCTGATGCCACTTCACATCTATTTCGGACTCTTTGGCTTTGTGTTGGCCATTGCAAGCGCTGTGATGGGACTCACTGAGAAGGCCATCTTCTCTCTGTAAGTTGTAAAACATATTGAAGCCACTTCGAAGTCAACTAAAACTGTTTTCATGCTCTTCTAGGGGTGCCAACTATTCCACATTGCCTGCGGCTGGAGTGCTGGCCAACATTATTGGCGTTCTCTATGTGATCTTCGGTGCTCTCGTTGTTTACCTGGCCACAGAGCCATCCTACAAGCGCAAACCTCTGCCCGAGGACACGGCTCTGCTCGCCAGCAATGGCGCCGAGTAGGTCTCGAACCATCTACCATTTACTTAAGCTCAAAACTGTGCACAAAacgtttatatatatatatgttatgtataacAAATTCCCCaagagagcgagtgagcgagagagagatttATTTGTGGATTTTTTGTTCTGCTCAGCAACAGAaatgttaaagttaaagttacattttttaattataatagtgaataatttataaacaaatgatTTGTTTGTGTGACGAAAAGTTACCTGCCTGTTTACCCGTAACGTGACTCGATCTGACATCTGTATTATAcgaatatttgtaatatatatccatttatatatatctatatctatatgtatCTATTTACCGTAAATAAAATTCTGTAATCAGAACGCATTCGCTACCAAAACActcaataaacataaacaaaagctAAGCTGTCAAAAGCGAACAGTAGGCTATGATCGATCTAATGcctatatacaaattatttgacaGTTTCTGTATGACAATTTAGTGTAAATAGGGCAGTATAACCTTGAGGTTAGAGATAGTTGTCctaatcataaatattttgtcaaTACTCGCAAAGATCTactattaaattcatttcgtGGCTCTACTTTCTTAGAATGCTTGCAATTCGCAAAAGGAttcaatattttgcactcaCAGCAAACATAattatcgattggcattcaaagatttttaaatgtgcacaaaaaaaatttgtcgAACATTTTTTCAAGGGGGAGGCATAGAAAATTAagtcaaaaatcaaaaattcagCTGTAACTTCGCCATTTGAAGGTCAAGAAGAATGTCCTTTGATACAAATGTAGCTCTTTCTAAGCTATATTTAAATCCGCAGTAAAAAGGACGAATATCCTTACAGGAGCTGagtaaaaaagaatattttcgCTTGACGAAAAATACCCATATCTCGAAAGTCCTTTGAAGGATACTCTTGAGACTAGTGTTATTTAACGGCTATTTACTAGGTCTATCTTCCTGCTAAAGGACATCGGCGGGGTCCTGTTGATTCCTGAGTTATCAAggattttgtgtttttgaacAGATTTCAGGCACCTTTCGACCAATATTTTTGAAGTGTACGATCCTTAGATAATCCCATAACTTTTTGATGCCAATCCATAGAGTTGGTTTTAACAAACCCAACGAGGCATATCCTGGCAAAATGCGCAAGTATACGGCCGAGTTATGGCTGATTTTAGTTTAAGGACTTTTCTTATAGAATACATGCTGTTAGAAAATAGTATATAATTCGGTCATTTCTTCATATAACATAAATAGTTCTTCTCTTGTTTTCTACGAACACGCAGTAAAAAGGATTTAAGTCGATTCAAGAACATTAATAAAAGATATTTGTAAATGGAAACAGAAATTAATTCCAAATGAATTAAAAGGACATGCTGACTAGATAACTTCCAAAACACATTCCTTTTTGATTGATTTACGTTTATTTACAGAttacaaacatacataatGTACAAGAGGATGCATTAAATAGAGGATTAACTAAGTGGGTTCTGACGTTGACGGTGCCCGATGCGGCAGAAATCCTTCGTAATTGTCGTCCGTCCCCAAGATGTAGGTGGGAATGTTGCCACGCCCCTTGACAAAGGTCATGCCGCGGTAGTTGCACTGAATATTATAGTTGCGCAACTTTAAGGCTGTGTTCTCAGTGACCTGAATCTTGCCAGGAATCCCTGTGGAGTCCATGCGGGAAGCCATGTTGACAGGATTCCCCCAGATGTCGTAGTGAGGCTTCGAGATGCCCACAACTCCGGCCATAGCTCGACCGTGGGAGATGCCAATGCGCAGCATGCCGTAATCCGTGCTGCCCTCGTACTCCGACTGCATGTTTTCCGCATTGAATCTGCGCATGGCTCGCATTAGATCCAGCGCAAAGTTGGCCATCACTTTGATGGCTTCGTCATTGTCCCCGGTGATGTCTTCTCTGCTCATCCGCGGCGTATTGCTTATGATATTGCCCTCGTACTGACCACGCTCCAAATCTAAGGCAATTGTGCTGCCATTGCCAAAAGGCACGCGCTGCACTTGCTCCGAGCCATTGGGACGGTATTCACTGCGTCGTCCGTTGGGCATCAGCGACAAGTTGCGAAATTTGATCTGTGGAGCATTCACCTTCTCGGAGCGAGTGACGTCCAGACCACAGGCAGCCATGTACGTCCAATTGGCCACCTTGATCTTCTCCACGCGCAGACTACTCGAGTATTTGTTGAGCTGGAAAGGAAAGGGAAGAGTGTGAGTCTAGGTGAAAGCATGCTTGAGTTAATATATTCCTAACCACATCGTCAAAGTCGCAGATAATCTCGTTGAGCACACGTAAACCTATTTTGTCCGTATCAAAGTTCTTGATGGAGGCAAACATCACAGCCACATTGTCGTACTCCTCGTAGTAAAGCTCGTTCTGCAGCTGCGTTGATAGATAGAATTCAGCTGAAAGTGGAGAATGATTAGAAGTGACTCTTTAACATATTTTCCCCTCAGGACTTACCCACGTGAGAGGGCAGAATATTGACCAGTAGTACTTTGATAGTATCGTTGGTAATCAGCGCATCGTCCTGCTTCTGCAACAGCTGCCGCTTCCAACTGCAAACATGCTGTGTTCATTAGTTGGATCGGAACAAAGGATTAAGGACAGGACTTACTTGTAATCCACCTTGGCAATGAATTCAGTTTGTCGCTCCATTAAGTGAAAAATACCTAACGTAATTAGTATTAGCAGAATGTGTGAATACTCCGCATTCAAATTGGCATTTGTCGATGGACTGTCCTTAAAGATATAATGAAACTCGACCATCACAAGGA of Drosophila nasuta strain 15112-1781.00 chromosome 3, ASM2355853v1, whole genome shotgun sequence contains these proteins:
- the LOC132794288 gene encoding xylosyltransferase oxt; protein product: MVSMEQQSSPSMRWLRRYRSFFIILLFIIAIQLFLAYKSRDIDLAGALRTQRDIHESTPESSPAVPPAAPANVVPVAKQLGFQPECDINAKEAISALQRAKTKDCRQHIAHIACAIQAGRFYASQLQSSCPAGNHTANVALGCYRDEKDSRLLGGYFASLKTSNSPSSCVELCLQSGYPYAGVQYSRECFCGFDAPPSSAKLPDSSCNMKCLGHAKEICGGFYAMNVYETGIAKFTAQLAASSAPPGEEQVRIAFLLTLNGRALRQVHRLLRALYAPQHVYYIHVDARQDYLYRKLLELEPKFPNIRLARKRFSTIWGGASLLTMLLQCMQDLLKSSWQWDFVINLSESDFPVKTLDKLVDFMSANRGRNFVKGHGRETQRFIQKQGLDKTFVECDTHMWRIGDRKLPAGIQVDGGSDWVALSRPFVSYVTHPAKEDTLLQELLRIFRHTLLPAESFFHTVLRNTQHCHSYVDNNLHVTNWKRKQGCKCQYKHVVDWCGCSPNDFKPEDWARLQATEQKSLFFARKFEPIINQAVLLQLEEWLYGPYTNEYANLHGYWQSLYHHEDVHSAGDDLTRTVGDSLMRLAVQQTKLKHQLQAEQLLELTHYLHRDQYKGFLVRFSAQRRNDSKQLQLETRVRPVQLGKLARNARFSKRLRNFEVSTDFDQKEQVARNFAKMLGPKSELVLSYTYQGVAETRDDAAHSYNLTLLWLDPLGRLQDFNELHVEESQLDVINHSKTLLKQPLTPGIWTAKLIGRSSIYAQLKFLVSPLAYSNGAPLESAAAAKSLNGGLTLSLPEDFELPVEWQQHLHNDNDVFALREEALANAQLTGQQLHARIDELVGKFFQLRETCEVNGETRVLPELPLCQDTAWSSLASDPKSDIEALLKRR
- the LOC132794290 gene encoding elongator complex protein 5, with translation MLSNLMVTNQKVVLIIDQLNRERIAAKFIDSLLKEQGQGEEVKVLPIGTQLKHVASIETLLGDNNNPKSAINVILPTLADLLCYHKPAHIFQFINRLRRCEHVSRVFLWASPQLLLHADAEYILAGCEYLSELVLRLETDTTLSLLSRKPGGGVSNRRYTCEVSKTEFKVKPLADAAANAATVTEVKSEEGVKAADPGGTFKIELDEDEMVARNALTLPYERTSDTATEGNIIYTPDADDDFDDEDPDEDLLI
- the LOC132794289 gene encoding plasma membrane ascorbate-dependent reductase CYBRD1 isoform X2, yielding MEELDTTWLLIDTYTENCGNNKSTMDPALINFKVLYVLTQLCGLTMIVLVGTWIGQHYGGLGGSSNPKLEFNWHPLFMTIGFIYLYGNSILVYRGFRTTRKKTLKLTHAGIHMAAFILTVIALKTVFDSHNLADPPIPNMYSLHSWLGLSAVIIFGLQYVAGFTAFLVPGMRENYKIALMPLHIYFGLFGFVLAIASAVMGLTEKAIFSLGANYSTLPAAGVLANIIGVLYVIFGALVVYLATEPSYKRKPLPEDTALLASNGAE
- the LOC132794289 gene encoding plasma membrane ascorbate-dependent reductase CYBRD1 isoform X3: MLFSLGGNNKSTMDPALINFKVLYVLTQLCGLTMIVLVGTWIGQHYGGLGGSSNPKLEFNWHPLFMTIGFIYLYGNSILVYRGFRTTRKKTLKLTHAGIHMAAFILTVIALKTVFDSHNLADPPIPNMYSLHSWLGLSAVIIFGLQYVAGFTAFLVPGMRENYKIALMPLHIYFGLFGFVLAIASAVMGLTEKAIFSLGANYSTLPAAGVLANIIGVLYVIFGALVVYLATEPSYKRKPLPEDTALLASNGAE
- the LOC132794289 gene encoding plasma membrane ascorbate-dependent reductase CYBRD1 isoform X1 — its product is MSKDLDIEQAAQTTATSTPTAAPTTTSIEVKAEPVAVVELAAAAAAANGENNGKADQQQQQQPQAVTAAVTTTITEQVQPTVAAADAVASKGGNNKSTMDPALINFKVLYVLTQLCGLTMIVLVGTWIGQHYGGLGGSSNPKLEFNWHPLFMTIGFIYLYGNSILVYRGFRTTRKKTLKLTHAGIHMAAFILTVIALKTVFDSHNLADPPIPNMYSLHSWLGLSAVIIFGLQYVAGFTAFLVPGMRENYKIALMPLHIYFGLFGFVLAIASAVMGLTEKAIFSLGANYSTLPAAGVLANIIGVLYVIFGALVVYLATEPSYKRKPLPEDTALLASNGAE